GTGCTCGGTCTCGGCCATTTCAAGAAGGTCGGCCAGCGCGTCAGTGTCGAGGGACTCGAGTGACCGGATCGTCACGCGTTCGGTGTCGGAGCCGGGAGCGTCGGCGGACTGTGTGCGGACGCGGTCTGCGAGGTCGGTGAAGTCAGTGTTCTCGAAGGTCATGTGCGTGGCGCCAGTGGCGGGTTCCGTAAGCGTGTGCCCGGCCAGTTCCAGTCGCGAGAATATAGTAACAACTGCAACTAGTTACACACTGATCGCACAGCCCACTCACGGGTCACGTTGTTCCCCGTTCGCTGTGTCGCGGTTCTCACTCACTTCGTTCGCTCGCGGGTCACACTGTTCCCCGCTCGTCGTCCGCGGTTCTCACTCACTTCGTTCGCTCGCGGGTCACACTGTTCCCCGCTCGTCGTCCGCGGTTCTCACTCACTTCGTTCGCTCGCGGGTCACACTGTTCCCCGCTCGTCGTCCGCGGTTCTCACTCACTTCGTTCGCTCGCGGGTCACACTGTTCCCCGCTCGTCGTCCGCGGTTCTCACTCACTTCGTTCGTTCCGAACCGCGCTCGCTCCGAACCGCGCTCGCTCCGAACCGCGCTCGCTCCGAACCGCGCTCGCTCCGAACCGCGCTCGCTCCGAACCGCGCTCGCTCCGAACCGCGCTCGCTCCGAACCGCGCTCGCTCCGAACCGCGCTCGCTCCGAACCGCGCTCGCTCCGAACCGCGCTCGCTCCGAACCGAGCGCTCGTCGTGCGATCAGGTGTGCAGTGACTTGCAGTGGTAACTATAGTACTACCTGCTTCTGCTCAGCACGGACAGACAAGACTTGCTCAAACCGCCTCTGGCTGTCAGTAGTAGGCGGACCGATCTATTCAAGTGGTAGCCGGGGGAAGTAGCAGCTATCTTCTCGTGGCTGGAGCAGCAGGACTGAGACTCCAGCCGGTCGCCGCCCGGTAGCGGCTTTCAGCTATGGACGACCAGATTGAGAAGATAGTCGCACAGTATAGTACTGCAAGTAGCGTCATCCGTGAACTACACGACGTTCCGCCGTACCGTGTCTACGAAGTCGAGCTTGATACGCAACGTGCAGTGGTGAAAGTCGACGATCACCGACGAGGACACGCAGCCGACGAAGGTCGTGTTCACGAGTACGTCGCAACGGAGACAACAGCGTCCGTTCCCGAAGTGATCGCTGTTGGGTCTGACCACTATATTACAGTCTGTCGTGACGAGATTGTGCGCGAAGCGACACAGATAGATCCCGGCTGGGCACACGCTGCAGGTGTCTGGATGGCCACGCTCCACGGTGACACTGCCGGTGCGTTCGATGGATTTGGCCAGCCCCGAAACGATGGCACGAGTCTGTCGCTTGCAGCCCATGACACCTGGACTGACGCTGTCATCGAACGCAGTAGACATCATCGCCAGTACCTCGCGACGAAGGGGTACGCAGACGTTGCCGATGCTGTTGAAGCGTTCTTCCGGGATCATCCCTGTGTTTTCGATGGAGTCGGTGAGCCAGTGCTCTGTCACGGCGACATTCACCCTGAACATCTCAGCCGAACGAGTGAGGGTGGGTGCATCGCGATCGATTTCGAACACGCACTCGTTGCACCGGCGGCGTACGACTACTGGCGGACAGTGATGCCGTACTTCGAAGCGTCCGATGCCGTTGACGAAACTGTTACGCGGGCGTTCCAGGACGGATACGAATCTGTCCGACCGCTTCCCAATGGGTTCGAGGAGCGACGCCCACTGTACAGACTGCTCAACTGGGTTGCGTTCCTCGAATCACTCTATCTCCAACAGAACGTCGACCCGGACAAGCGCGAAGAGATCGGCGACTGGATGCAGACACGTGCATATGAGACGCTTTCGGAGGTGCGAGAGACAGTCGACTAAACAACTGGGGTAAGCAATCGGGAGAGACACAGAGCAACGAAGCAACGAGAAGATGCCTCAGAAGCGCAACTACGGAACTACGGAACTACGGAACTACGGAACTACGGAACTACGGAACTACGGAACTACGGAACTACGGAACTACGAGTAGTCCGGCAACCGATCCGACACATCCGAACCCTCGACGAACGGCAACTCGGTCCGCGTCGCCGGCACCTCCTCGCCGCCAACTCGAACCGTGAACGACTCGCCCTCGTGGTCGTACTCGAGTAGCGCCAGTGCGATGGGCGTCTCCAGCAGTGGGCTCAGCCCGGCGCGGGAGATTTCGCCGACGGAGGCGTCGCCGTCAAAGACGGCTGCGCCGGGGTTGGGGACGAGTTCGGCGGCGTCTGCGTCAGTGTGGGATTCGGGTTCTGCCTCGGCCTCAGGTTCAGACGCAGCATCCACCTCAATCGTCAACCCAATCAACCGCCGGCTCGGCTGGCCACGGTTCTCGACCCGCGAGACAACCTCCTGGCCGACGTAACAGCCCTTCTCGAAATCGAGCGCTGTTGTGAGACCGAGCACGTTCGGCACGGTTCCCTCGAGTTCGGTCTCGAACAGCGCCGACCCGGACTCGAGTGCGAGGCTGTCGCGCGTCCGGTAGCCGAATGGGGCGGCGTTGAGTCCCTGGTTGAGGAGGACGTCGTACACTGCTTCGACGTCGTCGATTCCGCAGATGACCTCGTACGTTTCCTCGCCGGTCAGCGCGTCGGTTCGGATGACGGAGACGCCGGCGTCACCCATCGTTCCGCGGACGAAGCTGTAGCGCTCGTCGGGCGATGCTGCGCCGTTGAGCACGGACGCGACCTTCTCCGTGGCCTGCGGGCCGTGGATACCGAAGATGGCGAACTCGTCGGTTGCAACGTCGATCTCGACGTCCTGGATGAACACCTTCTCGGACCAGTCAGCGGCCAGCTCTTTGGCCTCGCCCGGCGGCGTGAATAGCAGGATCCGCTCGCCTGCGTTGTAGATGTAGAGTTCGACTTCGATACGCCCCTGTGGGCCGAGTACCAGCGCGTAACAGCCCTGTCCGTCGGTTTCAGGGACGTGGTTCGAGACCACGTTGTCGACGTAGTCCCGTCGGTCCTCTCCCGTGACGGTGATCACGCCGTAGGCCAGTTCGATGAGCCCGACGCCGTTGCGGACCGCGCGGTGGGTGCGCTCCGGGCGGCCGTAGTGTTCGACGATGGTTCGGCCGGCGCGCTCGCCGAACGTCGCCCCGTGGTCCTCGTGAATGGACGAGATAACGCTCATGTTGCTGTGGAAGGGCCAGGGACCCACAGGCGTTTCGATTCGATGGTTCGAACGGTGGTCCGAGAGGAGTACGCGCGGCGTTGGCGTCTCAGAAGGGGAAGCGATCCCGAAGCCAGTCGCCGATCGACTGCTCGCCGTCCTCTTCAACGGGGTCGTCGGGGATCACACGCTCGTCGGGTTTAATTACCGTCTCGCTGCCGTCCGTTTCGACGACGATGAGGTGGTCTTCTTTCAACGTCGAGAGGGCCTCCTCGAGATCGTCGATCTCGGCTTCAACCGCGGCCCGGAGCTCGAGGACGGACATGCCGTCGTCGGCGCGGTCGACGAGTTCGTCGAGGACCGCCACCTGGGTCCGTTCCCGGTTCCGATACTCCGGCTTTGCTTTCATCGATATGTCTCTTCGACGACCCGGGATTTGACGTTTGTCGTTCCCGAACCGGTCGCGAGTCGTTGGCCATCGGGTGCTACTCGCCTCAGGTTGGCCTGCACCGCGGTACTGGAGCGACGTCGACCCATGGACCCGATGTGTTTTGTCGGTGTCATGAGTGCCGAGAGATCCCTGCGTTCTATGAGTGTCGTGAGTGTTTCGCGGGTGTGAGAGTGTAAACGCGAGATAAACGCCCGATCACATCTGTTCTATTACATATCATATGTTAGGACGTTCCAGGCGGTACGTTTTTTATGGCCAGGCTCGGTACGATGGGACAATGGTCCTGCGATGTTCGCTGCTCGGGCACGACTACGGGGAATCCGAGGTCGACCGCGAGCGCGAAGAACGGGGCAGTGAGGTCGTCGTCACCGTCCAGGAGTACGAAGAGTGTGTCCGCTGTGGTGACAGACACGTCATCAGTGAGAACACTGAGGTAACGAGTCTCTCGGCCGCACCGGCGACTGAGTCGGACGCGGTTGCTGACGCAGCTGCCACAGCTGACACCGCTGAGACGACTGCGACGCAAGACGCCGACCTGCCCCACGACGACGTATCGACAGCCACGTCCACGCCGACGTCCCCCACGGACTCGACTGCGGCCGAGCAAGGCACAACAGAAGAACCCGCTGACGCGACGACAGTCGAGGCGGACGACGCAATTACCGACGACGCGACGATCATCGACGGTGATGGCGGTGACGATGGTGATGGTGTCAGTGACGGTGATGGTGACGGTGAAACTGAGCCTACGCGTGCACACAATGACGTCGAGTCACACGCCGCAGATACCGCCGCCACTGACGCCGAGACCGCACCCGCCTCTGACGGTGCGGACGAACTCAACGTCCCGACGGACGAGGACGGCAACCCAGTCACCGACGACGGCGAGATACTCGAGGACGAGCCAGCACACGCCAGCGCGGGTGGCGACAGCGACCGCGAGCACGGCGAGTGGCCAGACTCCGACGACGTCGGCCCGCCAGTCGACGAGGAAACAGATACCGAACACGAAGAGTGGCCCGACACGGGCGAGCAGGTCGATGACGATGCAGTCGTTCTCGAACACGACTCGACGGCCTACGAAGATGACTCGGCAGCCGATGCCAGAACAGCGACCGTCGACGCCACTGACCACGAACAGTTCGGTGGATCGCAGGATGCCGGGCAGCGCGATGAGCCAGTGAGCGAATCGAACGCGACCGGGTTTGGGGCGACGGCCGGAACAGGTACCGATACTGGTGGCGGTGACACGACCGCCGCTGCAGCTGAAGCGGAGGCCGAGATGGCCGAAACAGGGAGCGGCATCGAACGCGTCGGAGACGCCCCCGCCCCCGGCGACGCTACCCATCCAGACGACGACGTGCCGAGCGAGTTCTACTGTCCACGCTGTGAGTTCGTCGTGAGCAGCGACCGCGGCTCGCTTCGGGCAGGCGATATCTGTCCGGAGTGTCGGAAGGGATACCTCGGCGAACGGGCCAGACAGTAACCGACAATCGCGTTCATCGCTTGCTGCAGTTTCACTCTCGGAATCGATGACGGGCAATGCACGCCGTCGGTTTTATTTTTCTCACGAGGTCGGACTGGCGCATCACGTACGGACAGCGTACTATCCGACAGCAGACCGTCCGAGGCGTCTGCTGGCCGCCGAGATGGCTGCGAAAAGACACCGTCTGTGAGCACGTGTGGGAACGCCCACTTCGTGTTCGCGCGACCTGTTGGGCACCAATAACGTCGGCTATGAAAAGAGGTAAACACTCCGCCGTGTATCTCCAAGCCATGAAGGAGTACAAGATGCGTCGCGGTGAATATCTCGAGGAGCGAATCCCCGACATGGAGTCGACCGTCGTGGACTACTTCGGTCCAATTACCGAAACGCAGGAGTTCAAGGGCAGCGACCTCTTCGTCATCGGCGAACCCGACAACCCCGTCTTCGAGAAAATCGTCGTCGGTACCGTCGAGTACTCCGGCAAGAAGGATAAACTCGCCGTCGAATTCCACGAGCGCGACCCGACCGAACTCGGTCCGGACGAACTCGAGGCCGCAGGCGAGGCCGTCGACGCAAAGAACGACTTCCTGCTCGAGGCGACCGGCCGTGACGCCAAGGCTCGTCGCGATTCGCTGAAGCGCTCGGTCGAAGACGACCCGGACCACGACTTCTAACAACCGATTTACTGTGGGTGCGCCAGAGGCGCACCTCGACAAACCGTTTCTGAGAGACACTCCACTCGCTGTTCCGGACACGTAGCGTTCTCCGGGTATCGTCGACCCGCTTGCCCCACACAGCACACAGTCGGTGCGATGACGATCCGTCCCCGTTCTGTCGCGTCGGGAAGTCTCTGTGAATTCGCAAGCCGTTTGCACGCCATCGTGAAATTGAGGGCAGTCACCGTGAGCGGACGTGCCGAGCGAATCCGAATCCAAGTTCGAAATCGCTATTTGGCTCACGTCGAAGCATACAGATAATGGATCTCGCAGCGTTCCTGCTCGCGACGGCGGTCGCACACGTCGGCTTTGCGATATTCGTCGCCGCACACGCCCGTCTGACTGACCAATCAGCCGGAAACTGGCCGTACATCACGCTCGCACTCGGTCTGGCAGGTATCGCCGGCTATTTCTTTTACGACGGGAGCGACGGCGCGATCTAGCGATAGCGAGCAGTCGTCTGTCACGACCGATCCATCAACCGCGTCTATCCACTTACTGATCATCGCCGAGACGGCAATATGTCTGGAAAAGCGCGCGTCACTCAGGCCAGGAAGACGTGTCGCGGTCGGTCCGCGAGCACGTCGCGACCGAACTCGACGGTCTCTGCGAACTCGTCGCTACGGAAGAACTGCATGGCGTCCTCGCGGGAGTCCCAGCGACTGGCGATGAACATGTCGTTCTCGTCCTCACGGTTCACGAGCAGGTCGGACTTGCGGTGACCGTCCATCTCCGCGAGAATCGACGCTGCATCGTCGAAGACGCCGATGAAGTCCCCACGGTGCTCGGGCTTGACGGTGTAGAACATCCCCATCGTGCCCCAGGAATCGTCCTCGTCGTCACCAGCCTGGCGAACGATATCCGGCAGGTCAGCGAGAAAGCCGGCCGCCGTGTTTGCCGCACGGTCTGTCTCCCAGAGGCTGACGACCGCGGTTTCCGCGTCGGAGTCGTCGTTCTGGGGCTCGTAGACGGCCGTTTTCACGTGCGTATCGTAGTGATCGAAGTTCGTCCGTAGCCCCTCAACCTCCTCGAAGAGTTCGCCTGCGTCGGCCGCGGAGTAGAGCACGACCGCGTGGACATCCTCGCCATGTGGCTGGCCCGCGTAGACGCCGAGTTCCTCGAGTTCGCTTCGGACGCTCTCATCGTCCTCGTCGGCGCCGGCGTCATCGTGCGGATCGCCGGAGCCGTGGCCGTGGCCGTGGCCGTGGCCGCTATCACCGTGGTGGTGGCCACTCGAGTCGCTACCATGGCCGTGGCCATTCCCATTCCCATGCCCATGCCCACCTGCATGCTGATGACCGGACGTCTGTTCCTGCGGGACCTCCTCACCCGCAAGGAACGCACCCAGGTTTGCCGGCGGGAACCGCCGCGCCGAGAGGAATCGACCGAACTCGGCGAAAGCTGAACTCGAGGGATCGAAGCGCATCTCGGTGAGCAGTTCCTTCACGTCCGTTGGGTCGTCCGCAAAGAGGGTCACACCCCACTCGAAGTCATCCAGGCCCACACTTCCCGAGATGATCTGGGTCACGCGCCCGGCGTAGTTCCGACCGAGTTCGCCGTGACTCGAGAGGTGGTCTGCACGCTCGTCGAACGGCAGGTCATACCAGTTGTGCTCCGGGCCGCGGCGCTTGTCCATCGGATAGAAGCTGACGAACTCGCTGTCCGGAATCGTCGGCTTCAGGCGGGACTCGATATAGCGCTTCGTGCCAGTGTCCTCGATCTCGCCGTCCTCCTCGAAGTACTCCTGGGACATGTAGCCTGAGACCTCGGTCACGGAGAGATACGAGTCTGCGCGCTCGGTGAACTCGGCGAGCGCAGTCTGCTCAAACTGGCGCTCGAGTGTATCAAGCGCTGCGAGCGTCGGACGGAGGTGCAGGAGCAGCAGGTCAGCCTTGTGGCCGAGTACGGAGAACACTGCAGAGTCACCCTCCTCGGCGTCTGCAACGTCGTTTGCGGCCGTAAGATAATCGATACCTTCCTCGAGTGCTCGGGAGCGGCGGTGTTCGGGGGCGTCGCGCCAGGCGTCCCAGTCGATCGAGCGGAAATCGTGCAGGACGTACCAGCCTTCGTCGGTCTGTGGCGGTTGGCGTCGTTCCATACGCGCGGCTTGGGGCGGCGAAGCCAAGAAGGAACGGGTTTCGTTCGCGCAAAAACGGTCCGAGGCGATACCCGGCCGCGAAACCGGCGACCAAACCCGGCGACCGAAACCCTTTACGTATATCCGTTTAAATCTCGTGTCATATGCGGAAAAGTGGACCGCCGAAGGGACTCATCGCCTACCTCGTTCTCGAGTTACTCGAGGAGAAGCCTCGGTACGGGTACGAAATTCTCAAAGAGATTCGCGACATCAGCGGCGGTCACTGGGAACCATCCTACGGCTCCGTCTATCCGATTCTCTACAAGTTCGAAGAGAAGGGGTGGGCCGAGCGTATCGAGCGCGAGGACGAGCCCGACCGCAAGTACTTCGAACTCACCGATTCGGGCTACGAGGAACTCGAGGAGCGACGCGAGAGCAGCACCGAGAAGGCACGCGATTTCGCGGACGTGATCCTCGGTTTCTTCCACGTCTATGCGGCGTTTTCGACGGACGAACGATTCGAAATTCCCGATGTAGAGGGCGAGTGGCAGTTCAACGAGGACTTCAGCCGCTGGGTCGTCGAGCAGGTGGTCCGACACCACGAGCACTATTTTGATACCGAGTTCGAGCGCATCGAGGCGACGCCCGAGGAGTTCTACGAACGCCGGGGAATCGAGACGGACGGCAAGTAGCGAACGGCAAGTAGCGGGCGGCGTGGAGCAGTACGTCCGTCGGGCGGAATTGTTGCTGGAGGCGGTGTTGGTGTCGGTCAAACTCGAAGAGACAAGAGCAAGACTGCGTACACGT
The DNA window shown above is from Natrialba magadii ATCC 43099 and carries:
- a CDS encoding heme-binding protein yields the protein MERRQPPQTDEGWYVLHDFRSIDWDAWRDAPEHRRSRALEEGIDYLTAANDVADAEEGDSAVFSVLGHKADLLLLHLRPTLAALDTLERQFEQTALAEFTERADSYLSVTEVSGYMSQEYFEEDGEIEDTGTKRYIESRLKPTIPDSEFVSFYPMDKRRGPEHNWYDLPFDERADHLSSHGELGRNYAGRVTQIISGSVGLDDFEWGVTLFADDPTDVKELLTEMRFDPSSSAFAEFGRFLSARRFPPANLGAFLAGEEVPQEQTSGHQHAGGHGHGNGNGHGHGSDSSGHHHGDSGHGHGHGHGSGDPHDDAGADEDDESVRSELEELGVYAGQPHGEDVHAVVLYSAADAGELFEEVEGLRTNFDHYDTHVKTAVYEPQNDDSDAETAVVSLWETDRAANTAAGFLADLPDIVRQAGDDEDDSWGTMGMFYTVKPEHRGDFIGVFDDAASILAEMDGHRKSDLLVNREDENDMFIASRWDSREDAMQFFRSDEFAETVEFGRDVLADRPRHVFLA
- a CDS encoding PadR family transcriptional regulator; translated protein: MRKSGPPKGLIAYLVLELLEEKPRYGYEILKEIRDISGGHWEPSYGSVYPILYKFEEKGWAERIEREDEPDRKYFELTDSGYEELEERRESSTEKARDFADVILGFFHVYAAFSTDERFEIPDVEGEWQFNEDFSRWVVEQVVRHHEHYFDTEFERIEATPEEFYERRGIETDGK
- a CDS encoding DUF5611 family protein; this encodes MKEYKMRRGEYLEERIPDMESTVVDYFGPITETQEFKGSDLFVIGEPDNPVFEKIVVGTVEYSGKKDKLAVEFHERDPTELGPDELEAAGEAVDAKNDFLLEATGRDAKARRDSLKRSVEDDPDHDF
- a CDS encoding DUF7093 family protein; its protein translation is MVLRCSLLGHDYGESEVDREREERGSEVVVTVQEYEECVRCGDRHVISENTEVTSLSAAPATESDAVADAAATADTAETTATQDADLPHDDVSTATSTPTSPTDSTAAEQGTTEEPADATTVEADDAITDDATIIDGDGGDDGDGVSDGDGDGETEPTRAHNDVESHAADTAATDAETAPASDGADELNVPTDEDGNPVTDDGEILEDEPAHASAGGDSDREHGEWPDSDDVGPPVDEETDTEHEEWPDTGEQVDDDAVVLEHDSTAYEDDSAADARTATVDATDHEQFGGSQDAGQRDEPVSESNATGFGATAGTGTDTGGGDTTAAAAEAEAEMAETGSGIERVGDAPAPGDATHPDDDVPSEFYCPRCEFVVSSDRGSLRAGDICPECRKGYLGERARQ
- a CDS encoding phosphotransferase, which produces MDDQIEKIVAQYSTASSVIRELHDVPPYRVYEVELDTQRAVVKVDDHRRGHAADEGRVHEYVATETTASVPEVIAVGSDHYITVCRDEIVREATQIDPGWAHAAGVWMATLHGDTAGAFDGFGQPRNDGTSLSLAAHDTWTDAVIERSRHHRQYLATKGYADVADAVEAFFRDHPCVFDGVGEPVLCHGDIHPEHLSRTSEGGCIAIDFEHALVAPAAYDYWRTVMPYFEASDAVDETVTRAFQDGYESVRPLPNGFEERRPLYRLLNWVAFLESLYLQQNVDPDKREEIGDWMQTRAYETLSEVRETVD
- the ygfZ gene encoding CAF17-like 4Fe-4S cluster assembly/insertion protein YgfZ, encoding MSVISSIHEDHGATFGERAGRTIVEHYGRPERTHRAVRNGVGLIELAYGVITVTGEDRRDYVDNVVSNHVPETDGQGCYALVLGPQGRIEVELYIYNAGERILLFTPPGEAKELAADWSEKVFIQDVEIDVATDEFAIFGIHGPQATEKVASVLNGAASPDERYSFVRGTMGDAGVSVIRTDALTGEETYEVICGIDDVEAVYDVLLNQGLNAAPFGYRTRDSLALESGSALFETELEGTVPNVLGLTTALDFEKGCYVGQEVVSRVENRGQPSRRLIGLTIEVDAASEPEAEAEPESHTDADAAELVPNPGAAVFDGDASVGEISRAGLSPLLETPIALALLEYDHEGESFTVRVGGEEVPATRTELPFVEGSDVSDRLPDYS
- a CDS encoding DUF6432 family protein, whose product is MKAKPEYRNRERTQVAVLDELVDRADDGMSVLELRAAVEAEIDDLEEALSTLKEDHLIVVETDGSETVIKPDERVIPDDPVEEDGEQSIGDWLRDRFPF